The Lewinellaceae bacterium genome includes a region encoding these proteins:
- a CDS encoding efflux RND transporter periplasmic adaptor subunit, with protein sequence MKSSKSILFILLAMVVGIGIGYLAFNSANMDSSTNDQHDHSKEAQEKATIWTCSMHPQIQQPEPGDCPICGMELIPLDNSSSSNDPLVLEMTTEAIKLANIQTTIIGETSNPEKTILLNGKIQADERRSSSQAAHIPGRIEQLFITFTGERVAKGQKLAVIYSPELVAAQQELLEALKFTSINPSLVEAARKKLQFWKIPIKDIETIEKNGEIMETFTIYAEMNGVVSNRRISVGDYVKTGQVLFDIINLNKLWVLFDGYEEDLANIRIGDRVEFTTPVLPNKTFQTRIEYIDPIINPKTRVAALRAEINNNSGILKPEMFVRGEIKASLSSDEKLMVPKSAILWTGKRSVVYVKLPDMEIPSFKYKEVELGTSLGDSYMLESGLVAGEEIVIHGNFAIDAAAQLNNQQSMMNKVVTTKGDSQIISSIPDYTTTTPLGFKEQLNSLVQVYFELKDGFVATDAKIAATAAQAFLNQLEKVDMSLLKGEAHMYWMEQLEGMTGHVEQIKKNNEVEDQRTQFAFLSQLMIQTLGAFGYDGDKLYIQHCPMAMNNEGADWISKEEQIKNPYFGDKMMKCGSVTGTFPMEMETTISTTQNSMKFHNH encoded by the coding sequence ATGAAAAGTTCAAAATCAATATTGTTTATTTTACTTGCTATGGTAGTGGGAATAGGCATTGGTTACCTAGCCTTCAATTCTGCCAATATGGATAGTTCAACTAATGATCAACATGACCATTCTAAAGAGGCGCAGGAAAAAGCAACCATTTGGACCTGTTCTATGCACCCTCAAATTCAACAACCTGAACCAGGGGATTGCCCCATTTGTGGGATGGAGTTGATCCCATTAGATAATAGCAGTTCTTCCAATGATCCTCTTGTACTTGAAATGACAACAGAAGCTATTAAATTGGCTAATATCCAAACGACGATTATTGGAGAGACGAGTAATCCTGAAAAAACAATTTTGCTAAATGGTAAGATACAGGCAGATGAAAGGCGCTCGTCAAGCCAGGCCGCACATATTCCTGGTCGAATCGAACAGCTGTTCATCACTTTTACGGGTGAACGAGTGGCAAAAGGACAAAAGTTGGCTGTAATATATTCTCCGGAATTGGTGGCTGCTCAACAAGAATTATTAGAAGCTTTAAAGTTTACAAGTATTAATCCGAGCTTAGTTGAGGCAGCAAGAAAGAAGCTTCAATTTTGGAAAATACCGATAAAAGACATTGAAACTATTGAGAAAAATGGAGAAATCATGGAGACTTTCACCATTTATGCAGAAATGAATGGAGTAGTATCAAATCGTAGAATTTCTGTAGGAGATTATGTTAAAACAGGGCAAGTTTTATTTGATATTATCAATCTGAATAAGTTATGGGTCTTATTTGATGGTTATGAAGAAGATCTGGCCAATATCAGAATTGGGGACAGGGTAGAATTTACTACTCCTGTACTTCCGAATAAAACATTTCAAACACGAATTGAATACATTGATCCTATCATCAACCCAAAAACCAGGGTTGCTGCCTTGCGGGCTGAAATTAATAATAACTCAGGGATTCTAAAGCCAGAAATGTTCGTAAGGGGGGAAATAAAAGCAAGTCTTTCATCTGATGAAAAATTGATGGTTCCTAAATCGGCCATTTTATGGACCGGTAAGCGTTCGGTCGTTTATGTGAAACTGCCAGATATGGAAATTCCTTCTTTTAAGTATAAAGAGGTAGAACTTGGAACTTCTCTAGGAGATAGTTATATGCTTGAAAGTGGTCTGGTCGCAGGGGAGGAAATAGTAATTCATGGAAACTTTGCAATTGATGCAGCGGCACAGCTCAATAACCAGCAGAGTATGATGAATAAAGTGGTAACGACGAAAGGAGACTCCCAAATAATTTCCTCTATTCCTGATTATACAACGACAACACCTTTAGGTTTCAAAGAACAATTAAATAGCCTGGTACAAGTCTATTTCGAATTAAAAGATGGATTTGTGGCCACAGATGCTAAGATTGCTGCAACCGCAGCTCAAGCTTTTTTGAATCAGCTTGAAAAAGTTGATATGAGCTTATTAAAAGGAGAGGCACATATGTACTGGATGGAGCAATTGGAAGGGATGACAGGCCATGTTGAGCAAATCAAAAAGAATAACGAAGTTGAAGATCAACGAACCCAATTTGCCTTTCTATCTCAGTTGATGATTCAAACATTGGGAGCTTTTGGGTATGACGGAGATAAGCTATATATCCAACATTGTCCTATGGCAATGAACAACGAAGGGGCTGATTGGATAAGTAAAGAGGAACAGATAAAAAATCCTTATTTCGGAGACAAAATGATGAAATGCGGTAGTGTCACAGGAACTTTTCCGATGGAAATGGAAACCACTATTTCCACCACTCAAAATTCTATGAAATTTCACAATCATTAA